A window of Pradoshia eiseniae genomic DNA:
GGTCAGGGCCGTGAAAGATACGCTGATGGAGACAAAGCTCTTTTACGGAGGGGGCATCAATAGTGTTGCGAGAGCAGAGGAGATGTCCGAACTTGCAGATTGCATCATTGTTGGGAATTATATTTATGAGGATTTAGCTAAAGCATTGAAGACAGTGGATGCGGCAAAAAAGAACTAAACATTTGTTGATTGTCCGGTTGAATCAAGTATAATAAGAACAAACGTTCGTAACAGGATGGTGTCATATATATGCAATTCTTAACAGATCGATTGTTAACAGGATTAAATAATAAACAGAAAGAAGCAGTTCAGGCAACCGACGGCCCACTGCTTATCATGGCAGGAGCGGGAAGCGGCAAGACAAAGGTCTTGACGCACAGGATTGCTTACTTAATCGTAGAGAAGGAAGTAGCTCCTTGGAATATCCTGGCGATTACCTTTACGAATAAAGCAGCAAGAGAGATGAAGGAGAGGATTCAAGGCATTCTTGGAGGAGCTGCCGATGAGATTTGGATTTCCACATTCCACTCCATGTGTGTCCGCATTCTCCGCCGTGATATCGACCGAATCGGGATGAACCGTAATTTCTCCATTCTTGATCCTTCTGACCAGCAAACCGTGATCAAACAGATTATGAAGGAAAAGAATATCGATACAAAGAAATTTGAACCGAAATCCATCCTGGGAACCATCTCATCCGCAAAGAATGAATTGATTACTCACGAGGAATTCGCGAATACAGCCGGCAACTATTATGAGCAAACGGTCGCTGACCTTTATGCTGAGTATCAGAAGCGCTTAAGGAAGAACCAGGCTCTTGATTTTGATGATTTGATCATGAAGACCTTTGAGCTGTTCGATAAGGTTCCAGAGGTGCTTGAATTCTATCAGCGTAAGTTCCAATACATTCATGTTGATGAGTATCAGGATACGAACCGGGCGCAATATATGCTTGTTAAGAAGCTGGCACAGCGCTTTAAGAACCTGTGCGTAGTAGGGGATTCCGACCAATCCATCTATCGCTGGCGCGGCGCTGATATTGCCAATATACTCTCCTTTGAGAAGGATTATCCAAATGCCAATGTCATCTTGCTTGAACAGAACTATCGTTCAACGAAGCGAATCCTGGCCGCAGCCAATGGCGTGATTGAGAATAACCTGAACCGGAAGCCGAAGAAGCTTTGGACCGAGAACCTTGAGGGCAACAAGATTTCCTATTACCGTGCTGACAGTGAACAGGGGGAAGCCCAGTTCGTGGCGGGACGAATCAAGGAAATGACTGAAAAACAAGGAAAGCAGCTTTCAGATATCGCCATTCTCTACCGGACGAATGCCCAATCACGTGTCATGGAGGAAGTATTGCTGAAATCAAATATTCCTTACACGATTGTCGGCGGCATTAAGTTCTATGACAGAAAAGAGATTAAGGATATCCTGGCTTATTTGCGCTTGATTGCTAATCCTGATGATGACATTTCCTTGCGAAGAGTCATCAATGTGCCAAAGCGTGGTGTCGGGGCGAGCTCCGTTGATAAGATTGCCAATTATGCGCAGGATCATGATATCTCTATGTATCAAGCCATGCTTGAGCTTGAGTTCATAGGGCTTAGTGCCAAGGCGTATAAGG
This region includes:
- the pcrA gene encoding DNA helicase PcrA, with product MQFLTDRLLTGLNNKQKEAVQATDGPLLIMAGAGSGKTKVLTHRIAYLIVEKEVAPWNILAITFTNKAAREMKERIQGILGGAADEIWISTFHSMCVRILRRDIDRIGMNRNFSILDPSDQQTVIKQIMKEKNIDTKKFEPKSILGTISSAKNELITHEEFANTAGNYYEQTVADLYAEYQKRLRKNQALDFDDLIMKTFELFDKVPEVLEFYQRKFQYIHVDEYQDTNRAQYMLVKKLAQRFKNLCVVGDSDQSIYRWRGADIANILSFEKDYPNANVILLEQNYRSTKRILAAANGVIENNLNRKPKKLWTENLEGNKISYYRADSEQGEAQFVAGRIKEMTEKQGKQLSDIAILYRTNAQSRVMEEVLLKSNIPYTIVGGIKFYDRKEIKDILAYLRLIANPDDDISLRRVINVPKRGVGASSVDKIANYAQDHDISMYQAMLELEFIGLSAKAYKGASEFRDLIKHYTAMQEYLSVTELIEEVIEKSGYRQSLEIEKTIEAETRLENIEEFLSVTKNFENSSEDKSLVAFLTDLALVADIDRMDEEEENAGEGVVLMTLHSAKGLEFPTVFLLGLEEGVFPHSRALMEDEEMEEERRLAYVGITRAEKELYITNAQMRTLYGRTNMNPVSRFIKEIPEDLLEDLNPPAPSRTSSARPSFMQGRSGAGRTGTGINGGGINGGVSPKPVMRPAMNTSGGEKLDWAVGDKAEHGKWGVGTVVSVKGSGDGLELDIAFPSMGIKRLLAKFAPIKKQQ